A genomic window from Sanguibacter antarcticus includes:
- a CDS encoding proteasome activator, whose translation MQRSAGTPGPTPSTAPSTEVTTQSTPATTEGDATPSRTVIEEPAKVLRIGDLIERLLGEARSAPHPGQHGLHAAPRAVHERHRGWGA comes from the coding sequence ATGCAGCGCAGCGCAGGCACCCCCGGACCGACCCCGAGCACCGCACCGAGCACCGAGGTGACGACCCAGAGCACACCAGCGACGACCGAGGGTGACGCCACGCCCTCCCGCACGGTCATCGAAGAACCCGCGAAGGTCCTGCGGATCGGCGACCTCATCGAGCGACTGCTCGGTGAGGCGCGCAGCGCACCTCACCCAGGGCAGCACGGCCTCCACGCTGCCCCCAGGGCTGTCCACGAACGGCACCGGGGGTGGGGCGCCTGA
- a CDS encoding NAD(P)H-quinone oxidoreductase, with protein MHVVEITSFGDPDVLVLAETLDPVPDRGEVLVAVAAAGVNRADILQRRGHYPPPPGASEWPGLEISGVVTAVGEGVTRWSPGDRVAGLLEGGGYASMVVVPEGQLLAVPDHVDLVDAAALPEAVCTAWSNLVDAGGLQAGHHVLVHGGSGGVGTVAVQLATALGAHVLVTARDADRVERCRALGAQDGLVYQRPDGVDFADELPGLVHAATGGHGADVVLDVVGAAYLDANVRSLAVGGTLVVIGTQKGQRGELDLGLLMVQRARVVGTTLRARPRDEKARIVADVAATAWPMLDDGRLRPVVHARLPLAEAAQAHRLLDSGDVFGKILLIP; from the coding sequence ATGCACGTGGTTGAAATCACAAGCTTCGGCGACCCCGACGTCCTGGTCCTCGCTGAGACCCTAGACCCTGTCCCTGACCGGGGAGAAGTCCTCGTGGCGGTCGCTGCCGCCGGAGTCAACCGCGCCGACATTCTCCAACGCCGAGGGCACTATCCGCCACCCCCCGGCGCGTCGGAATGGCCAGGCCTTGAAATCTCGGGGGTCGTGACTGCCGTGGGCGAGGGCGTGACCCGGTGGTCGCCCGGCGATCGGGTCGCCGGGCTGCTCGAGGGCGGCGGGTACGCCTCGATGGTCGTGGTGCCGGAAGGGCAGCTGCTCGCGGTGCCCGACCACGTCGATCTCGTCGATGCTGCGGCCCTGCCCGAGGCCGTGTGCACGGCGTGGAGCAACCTCGTGGACGCGGGCGGTCTCCAAGCGGGTCATCACGTCTTGGTGCACGGCGGCTCCGGGGGCGTCGGGACGGTGGCGGTCCAGCTCGCGACGGCGCTCGGCGCACACGTGCTCGTCACAGCACGGGACGCGGACCGCGTCGAACGGTGCCGCGCGCTCGGCGCCCAGGACGGTCTCGTCTACCAGCGGCCCGACGGCGTGGACTTCGCGGACGAGCTCCCTGGCCTCGTACACGCAGCGACCGGGGGCCACGGCGCCGACGTCGTGCTGGACGTGGTGGGTGCGGCCTACCTCGACGCGAACGTGCGGAGCCTGGCCGTGGGAGGGACCCTCGTCGTCATCGGGACGCAGAAGGGGCAGCGCGGCGAGCTGGACCTCGGCCTGCTCATGGTCCAGCGGGCGCGGGTCGTGGGGACGACGCTGCGGGCACGTCCGCGCGACGAGAAGGCTCGCATCGTCGCGGACGTCGCCGCCACGGCATGGCCTATGCTCGACGACGGACGCCTCCGACCTGTCGTCCATGCTCGGCTGCCTCTCGCAGAGGCCGCCCAGGCACACCGTCTCCTCGACTCCGGCGACGTCTTCGGCAAGATCCTCCTCATCCCCTGA